Genomic window (Sulfurovum sp. NBC37-1):
TTTATAGCCATAGGCTTTATTGTATCTTTTTCGTATACTGGGTACAGCCTCTTCACGCTTTCCATGGCAGCGCAGACAGCTCTTTTCGATATACATCGGTTTGATGAAACTATATGTTTCCCCATTCTCCAAGAATTTGTATTTTTCTTCGGGATGAGACTTAAAATAGTCGATCATCTGTGCTTCAAAACGGTCTACTTTGTTAAGAGGGTTCCGGGGACGGTCCGAGACCGTACGTACGACGATCTCCCCATTAACCTTTGAACTGAAACGTTCACTGATCTCAGTAATAGTCTTGACCGGCAGGAGGTTCAAACTGGTATCGGTGATCTTTATATGTTCACGCAGAAAGACATCCTGATAGGTCTGGCGGAAGGAGGAGATAAATTCGGCAAGTGATTTACTTTCATGCAGAACGATGAGTTTTTGCGTCTTGCTGATCTCCTGATATTGTTCATAAGTACGGTAAAAGAGTACAACGAACAAAAGTACTGCGAAAAGAATGAAAATTTTCATACGTTTCATGATAGTTTTTCCTTCCGTCATTCAATAACATGAAGACAATGTAATATTCTAACATATATTTTTCTTATTTTTGTGTACTCCCATATAAATACTTCAGAAAAATTCTTGTGATATAATACGATTCATTTTATTTCAAGGCAGCATGTCGTGACAGAAAGCAACGTCAAAACACAAAAATTCATCCTCAAGCTCTTTCCGGAGATCATGGTCAAAGGCTCTTCGGCCAAAAAGCAGATGGTCCAGCAACTTTACAGCAATCTCCAAACCCTGCTCGGCAGAATAGATGAGCAGATAGCCATCAGGAAATTCTCCGACAAGATAGAGGTAGTCACGCCCGTCACTTGTCTGGAAGAAGTACGTAACACGCTCCTGCATACACCGGGTATCGAACAGGTACTTGAAGCGCTGCAGTTCGACAATATGGACAATCTTGAGAAGATCAAGGAAAAGGTTTGTGAGATCGTAGCCCCGACCATCGAGGCCAAAAGCTTTGTAGTGCGTGCCAAACGGACCGGTAGCCACTCTTTCAACTCTTCGGAAATGGAGCGCGTCATCGGTGGCTATACACTGGCACACAGCTCTGCGGCGAGAGTGGACCTGCATGATCCGGAGGAGACGGTACGCATCGAGCTCATCAACAACCAGCTCAATATCATCACGGAGAAACATATCGGCCTTGGCGGTTTTCCCATTGGCACACAGGGAGACGTGCTCTCCCTGATGTCCGGCGGTTTCGACTCCACCGTGGCAAGCTACCTGACTATGAAACGGGGCATCAAGACCCACTTCATTTTCTTCAACCTCGGCGGCGCGGCACATGAGATAGGGGTGAAACAGGTCTCTCTGTACCTCTGGAGCCGTTACGGCACTTCACATCCTGTCCGGTTCATCTCCGTACCGTTCGATACTGTCGTTGAAGAGATCTTCCGTTCCACAGCGGAGACCTACATGGGTGTGACCCTCAAACGCCTCATGCTGATGGCGGCAGAAAAGATCGCCAACGAGATGGGTATCGATGCCCTTGTCACGGGAGAGAGCGTCGCACAGGTCTCCAGCCAGACCCTGAGGAACCTCGCGCTCATCGACCAGGTGACCAACAAACTGGTACTGCGTCCGCTTGCCACCTTTAACAAACCGGACATCATCGACATCGCCACCCAAATAGGCACACGCTATTTTGCGGAGAATATGCCCGAATACTGCGGTGTCATCTCCAAGAACCCCATCATTCACGGCTCCTACAAACGCATGGAGAAAGAGGCAAAACGCTTCAACTATGAAGTGCTTGACAAGGCTGTTGAAGATGCCGTCAGTCTCGATATCCGCGATATCGTGGACGATGTCAGCCAGAGTGCGCCTGTTGAGGTCGTACAGAACCTCGACAGCGGAGACTACACCATCATAGATATACGCACAGACGCCCCTTGCATCAAGACAGAATGTGAAAGCATACAGATCCCCTTCCACAAGCTCAAGACAGAATTCAAAAAACTGCCGCAGGATAGGGAGTACCTGCTCTACTGCGACAAAGGCATCATGAGCCAGCTGCATGCCCAGTACCTGCGTGACTCGGAAAATCTAGAGAATGTCAGGGTTTACAGGCCGTAATCTCCTTCCTCTTTAACGTACTCCCAACCTTCCCATTATAGTACAGAGGTGAGACGAATTTTAAAAGAATATTATTGTATTAGCTGTCCTGGTATCTTTTTACGTTTACGCTACTCTTCTTCTCCTTTGAGTTCTTTGGGTATCTGTTTGTTCGTCTGGGCACCCAGCTCTTTGAGCTGCTGCACCTGGCGTACCAGATTGCCTTTTCCATCACTGAGTTTGTTCTTGGCTGCGGAAAAACTGCTTTGAATGGCATCGATCTGTTTGGAGATCTTGATAAGGTCTTCAGAAAAACGTACGAACTTGTCGTACATCGCCCCTGCCCGTCTTGCAATCTCCTGGGCATTCTGATTCTGCCGTTCATACTTCCAGACATTCTCGACCGCCCGCATAGCAACTAGCAGGGTGGTTGGGCCTACGAGAAGAATCTTCTTTTTGAAGGCATTGTCATAAATGCTGTTATCATGCTCAAGTGCCACAGCCAATGCACCTTCGATCGGCATGAACATAAAGATGAAGTCCAGTGTATTGACTTCTTTGAGACGCTCATAATTCTTGTTTGACAGCTCTTCAATATGCATTTTGATGGAGTTGAGATGTGCGGCAAGATGTTTGGCTTTGTTGGCTTCATCCTCTGCATTGATGAAACGTTCGTAGGAGATAAGGGAAGTCTTGGCATCAATGATAAGATCCCTGTTGTCGGGAAGATGTACAATGACATCGGGACGTAGCACTTCGTTGTCATCCGTTCGCAAAGAGACTTCACGTTCAAACTCATGACCTTTGCGCAGTCCCGAAGCTTCAAGAACATGCTCCAGTACCATTTCACCCCAGACACCCTGTTGTTTGCTTTCGCCTTTGAGCGCATTGGTCAGATTGATGGCATCCGTGCTGATCTTCTCGTTGAGCTCTTTGAGCGAATTAATCTCATTCTTAAGGACTGCCCGGTCCTGACTTTCGGCATTATACGTATCGGAAACCTGTTTTTTGAATTCTTCTATCTGTGTCTGCAGTGGTTTGATCATACTGTCAAGATTCTGTTTGGAGAACTCTGCGAATTTTTCCGAATTGCCGTCGAATATCTGTTTTGCCAGACGCTCGAACTCCGTTTTGAGCTCTTTTTTATGCTCCTGCATCATCTCGAGTTTGCTGGAAGCATGCCTGCTCTCCGTCTCCAGTTTCATCAGCAGTCTTGCATTGTTCACCTGGAACCTGTTGTTCTCCTCCTGCAAATGTTCAAAACGCCCCTGAAGCTCCTTGTGTTCTTTCAGCAGGTTCTCATACATCTTTTCAAGGTTCTCAAGCTGTGTCTCTGTCTGACTCAGTTCCTTCTCAAGCACACTGTTCTTTGTCTGAAGTGTTGCGACCTGCTCGGTTTTGGAAGCAAGCTCTTCCCTCACCTGTGAGAAATGCTGAAGCTCCTGTTCATAACCTGCATTAGTGATCTTAACACTCTGAAGTTCTTTCTCAAGTGCATCGATCTTTATGCTTTTCACTCTGTCGAGCTCATGACTTTCCACCAGTCTGTCACTCAATGTTTTTGCTTTGGTAGAGAACACTACCACTACCAGCACAATGACCAGAAGGACGACAAGCGCAATACCTGCAACGAACATCAGTGTCGAATCGTTCTGTATCGTTTGAAAGATCTCTTGCATCTTACCCCCTTATCTCATCATACTCTTTGGGAGCGGTACAAGTCATGCTTTGCCGACTCAGTGCTCCCTTCCCATACTTGATCTTTTTAAATACTATCTGTACCTTGTTGTCCAGGTCATCATAATAGGCTATACTCTGCAGCCGCTTTTTCCCGTCGGTCTGGATCGTATAACTCTTACCCCCATAATGGGCAACATAAATGTTTGATTTGTGTTCTTTTGCCTGTTTGACGATCTCGTTCAGGTTGAAACCTTTGGAGATAAGATAGGTGGAGACCTGCTCCAGATCATGGTCTACCACTCTCAACTCCTTCCCGTCCGTGCAAACCTCTTTTTTTGTCGGTCTGGTGTAGTCCCATTTCATCAGGGAGGGCGTGGAAAAAAATACTTTGCCACTATACGTGATAGTCTTTTTCTTCGTATTGGTGATCATCTGGGTAAAGTTCGCTTTAAAATAGTCAGGCAGAGTGATCCCGTTGGCATACAGAGAAATCCCTATAGTCATACTTACTAATATTTTTCTCAATTCTTATCCTTTTTAACTTTTGAAATATACCAAAAACTCACTTGCTAAGGGGTAATATCTGCCATTTTGTCATAAAATCGTGAAAGTACTGTGAGCTTATCTTTACCATAACGGATTATTAATCACTTTTTGGATAAAATTAAGCCAATTTATTTAAGGCAAGTATAAACATGATCAAATCCGTACTAAAAGTCTTCGGCACACAGAACGACAGAATCGTCAAAAGCTACATGAAGCGCGTCAGCAACATCAATGTGCTGGAATCAACCTATGAACCCATGAGCGATGAGGAGCTGCAGGTAGCCTTCAATGCACTCAGAGAATCGGTGAAGAGTGGAGAAAAGAGTATGGAGGATGTCCTTTATGACTCTTTTGCCATTACACGTGAAGCGAGTAAGCGTGTTCTGGGGCTGAGACATTACGATGTGCAGATGGTCGGTGGTATGGTACTGCATGACGGCAACATCGCAGAAATGAAGACGGGTGAAGGTAAAACGCTTGTCGCGACACTGGCCGTTGTACTCAATGCCATGACGGGCAAAGGCGTTCATGTCGTCACTGTGAACGACTACCTGGCAAAAAGGGACTCCAGCGAGATGGGTGAACTCTACAACTTCCTCGGCTACAGCGTGGGTTGTATCACGGCCGACATACAGGACGATGCAGGAAGAAAAGCGCAGTATGATGCGGACATCACTTACGGTACGAACAACGAATACGGCTTCGACTATCTGCGTGACAATATGAAAGTCCGTCTTGAAGAAAAGGTGCAGAGAGAGCACAACTATGCCATCGTGGATGAAGTGGACTCCATCCTTATCGATGAGGCGAGAACACCACTCATCATCTCCGGTCCGACACAGAGAGACCAGAACCACTATGCCAGAGCCGATGCCATTGCCAAACAGATGGAACGCGGAGAGAAAATAGAGACCAAACCGGGTGAAGACGAAAAGACCACCGGGGACTTCATCGTTGACGAGAAGAACCGGACCATTGTCATGACCGAACAGGGTCTTCAGAAAGCACAGGACCTCTTTGAAGTTGACAATCTCTACTCACTTGAAAATGCCGTACTCTCGCACCACCTCGACCAGGCGCTCAAGGCACATAATATTTTTGAAAAAGATGTCGACTATGTTGTCCAGGACAATGAGATCATCATCGTTGATGAATTTACGGGAAGGCTCTCTGAAGGACGAAGATACTCCGAAGGACTGCACCAGGCGCTCGAAGCCAAGGAAGGCGTAGAGATACAGGAAGAGTCACAGACACTTGCAGAGATCACTTACCAGAACTACTTCAGACTCTATAACAAACTTGCTGGTATGACCGGTACGGCACAAACCGAAGCGACGGAATTCTCACAGATCTACGGGCTGGATGTCATCTCCATTCCAACGAACGTCCCTGTAGAGCGTGCCGACAGGAATGACCTGATCTATAATACGGAAAAAGAGAAACTTGACGCTGTAGTACGCAAAGTAAAAGAGTACCACAGCAAGGGTCAGCCTGTACTCATCGGTACGGCATCCATCGAAAAATCAGAAATGATCCATGAGAGACTCAAAAAAGAGAAGATACCACATAATATCCTGAATGCGAAGAACCATGCACAGGAAGCAGAGATTATCAAGAATGCAGGGCAAAAAGGTGCCGTAACCGTTGCGACCAACATGGCGGGACGCGGGGTCGACATCAAAATAGACGATGAAGTGAGATCGCTGGGCGGTCTTGCCATCCTCGGTACTGAGAGACACGAAAGCAGACGTATCGACAACCAGCTCAGAGGGCGTTCAGGCCGTCAGGGTGACCTGGGTGAGAGTCAGTTCTTCCTTTCGCTTGACGACAACCTGCTGCGCATTTTCGGCGGAGAGAAGATCAGAAATATCATGAACAGGCTTGGCGTGGAAGAGGGAGAGTACATCGACTCCAAGATCGTCACCCGTTCTGTCGAAAAAGCACAGAAAAAAGTAGAGAACCAGCATTACGAATCGCGTAAGCACATTCTCGAGTACGATGATGTCGCCAACCATCAGAGAAAAGCAATCTATGCCTTCAGGAACCAGCTGCTTGACCCTGAATTCGATATCGATGCCAAGATCAAAGAGAACCGTGCCGAGTATGTACATCACATGCTTGCCGAAGCTGAAATCTTCGAAGGAATGCCGAAAGAGGATTTCGATATAGAAAAACTGGCGGCACTCATCAAAGAGGAACTGCGTATCGAAGTCGACCCGCAGTACTTCAAAGACAAAGAGACCGAGGAACTCGAAGCGATGATCACCGAAATGATGGAGAACATTTACGAAGAGAAAATGTCACAGCTCGAGCCGGCACAGCGAAATGAGATCGAACGTATTCTCTACCTTCAGGTACTCGATCCGCAGTGGAGAGACCACCTTTACGAGATGGATGTTCTCAAAACAGGTATCGGACTCAGAGGATACAACCAGAAAGATCCGCTTACCGAATACAAGCAGGACAGCTACAAACTCTTTACCGATCTTGTAGAGCGTATCAAGCTTGAAGCGGTCAAAGTTCTGCACCTTGTGCAGTTCGATTTCACTTCGCCTGAAGAGGAAGAGGAAGCTATTGAGCAGATCAGGGAAGAATTGGAAAGCGAAGTAGCTGATGCTTCACTCAACCAGTCCTTTGAAGAAGGTGTGATCGCAGAGGATTCCGAAAAGCTCAAACCGATCACAGGTACGAAAAAACCAAAAAGAAACGACCCCTGCCCTTGCGGTTCAGGCAAGAAATACAAAAACTGCTGCGGACAGAGCGGACCGAAAAAAGGTCTGTTGGCTTAAATGTCCGCCATACTTAAACATGTCTCACCCAACAAGCGCTTTGTTGGGCACATCATTAAACATTATCTGAAATACGATAAAGAAAATCCCTTCATCTTCATCTCCGCCCTGCTCGCTTTTTTCGGTATCGCTGCAGGCGTGATGGTACTCATGATCGCCATGGGGGTCATGAACGGAACACAGCAGGAGTTCACCAAAAAGCTCTTTGTCATGAATTACCCTCTTACTGTACTCCCCATTGAAGAGAATGCTGTCAATATCGATCTGGTCAAGGAACTTTCCCGGAAATTTCCCGATATGAAATTCTCCCCCTACTATACGACACAGGTTATTACCAAAAATGACGGTGCTGTACAGGGTTCACTGCTCTATGGCGTGGACTATGACAAAGAGAGCCAGCTTAATGACGTCTTTAGAAAAGCCAGAGGAGATGGTAAAAGTAAATTCAAGGTCGTCATCGGAGAGGGGCTCTCTTATGAAATGAATGCGATGAAAGGTGATAAGGTCACGCTCTATTTTTCCGAGCAGACCGCTGCAGGCTTTGGAACAATGCCGCTTCAAAAACGTTTCGTCGTGGATGGCGTTTTCAAGTCCGGCCTGAAAGCCTATGACAAGGCGATCATGTACACTACGCTTGAAGCCTTTGAAAAACTGCTCAAACGCGAGGTGGGATACTATGATGGCCTGCATATCTACAGTAAGAACCCTGTTGATGATATTGAAAAAGTCCGTAAGCAGCTTCCCCCCTCCGTTGTCATAGAAGGCTGGTGGATGCAGAATGGCAATTTCTTTTCAGCCATGGAAATGGAGAAGAAAGCACTTTTCCTCGTACTGCTACTCATCATTCTCGTGGCTTCTCTGAACATTATCTCCTCTTTGCTGATGACGGTGATGAGTAGACGCTCCGAGATCGCTCTCATGAGAACACTTGGCGCAACCAAAGCAGAGATACGTTCCATATTCTTCCGGTTGGGCATTATCATCGGACTTGCAGGTATCGTTGCCGGGACACTACTTGGTACACTGGGAATTTGGGCATTGAAAACTTTTAACATCATCTCCATGCCGGAAGATGTCTACGGAACCAGTAAACTGCCTGTCGACCTGCTCATGAGTGATTTTGGCTTCATTATACTCGGTACCTCCATCATCATTCTGCTCTCTTCCCTCTATCCTGCAAAGAAAGCAGCACAGACCGACCCGCTCACAGTCCTGAGAAACGAGTAGTCAGGGGGCAACTTTGTTTTTCGGGATCGTGACCTCTTCGATCACAGGGACCTTGGTCGTCTTTTTCTTTTTCCCGGTATTGATGATATGTGCCGGTGACTGCAAAGTCCGTTTGATCAGATCGAACGGCAGTGAGAGGATCTCTTTGGCCGCAGAATAGTTTACTTTGGGATTATCCAGTGTTCCTTTTATCGTAAGTCCCATAGTCACGCTGTTGTCTTTTCCCATTAGGATATAACCCAATAGTGGTATACTCCCTACTGCTTTACCGAGTTTACGTGCCATCTGGACAGCCAGCTTAATATTGAGCTTTTTAGTTTTGATATTGAGTGTCCCCTTGCCCACGATCGTTGCCGTGTCCCCTTTGACATAAACCGTATCAAATATTACTTTATCCTTGACGATACGATACAATATCTTTCCTTTCTGAATTTTGAAACCTTTTTTAGTCAACCCGGGGTCTTCAATGTGGGAGAAATTCTTATCCTTCCTGATAAAATCCCGTGTCTTACTGTAGGCTTTAAAACTTTTCAGTACCCCTCCATCAAGCAGAATCTCGCCTTTCATCAGTTTACCCGGTGTTCCGGAGATCCTGAATGTATAGCGTCCCTTCTGAAGTCCGTCAAAATTGATCAGAGGGTGCAGCATCCTGTCATGAATACGCAGGGCTTCAATAGCGATCTTTGCTCCTGTTTTTCGGAATGTCACTTTGTCGCTGCCAAGATTTCCGACTGCCGTTATTGTGTTGCTTCTAGGATAGATCGTAACTGTGTAGGCATCTGTCAACAATGTATATTTGTCATAACGTAAATTGCTCTTTATACCTCTGATCACTATTTTTTTACCACTCTTTTTTTTACTTTTTATTTTTTTCAAGCGCAGATTGGATTCAAGGAACTTCTGCAGGTCTATATTAAGGTTTTTCAGGGTAATCATAGATTTGGCAGTATCGTAATGTACTCGCTTGTTAAAAGCATAGAAATTGACTCCCTTCGGACTTACCGTTCCAAAACATGGCACTCTGGTATGGCAGGTCTTCTTATCATAGATAAAACAGTCATATCTTGTCAGTACCCCTTTAAATACAAATGTACCAAGGTCTTTACTGCTGATCTCCATTGTGCCCCCATCTATATCTATCTCCATTTTTTTCAGGTATGGCTTTATTTTGGCAAGATCCGCCGCCTCGATTTTCAAACCCTGGTCATTCTGTCTGGTCTTAAGCTTGAAAGAAGGTATGCTGACCAGAACCCCTTTGGCATAATCGACACTGAATGGGATCTTTTTATTCGTCAGGAGGAAAAGCGTTTCCTTTTTCTTTTTGAATTCTATTTTCTTCGCCTGCAGGACAAGGTCTGCCTTCTTGCTTTTAGTATGTACTTTCCCATTGACCGTACCTTCATACCACTGCGATTTCAACTTGATATCTTTGAGGGTAAGCGTATGATTGCTGTAAGTGATATCTCCGCTCTGTACAGGCAGCTTCAGCTTTCCCAGATAGAGATTTCCCTTGCCCGGATGTGCCTTGACATAGACATTGATCTTTCTATTGGGCATATGACCAAGCGGAATACCCAGTTTAACCTGCACTTTAGACCTGTTTCCTTCATGCAGTACAGGAATATTGAGTTTATAGGCTTTAAGGATTTTCTGTACGATTGCATCGATCCTGGTATTGAAATACATGTCCAGATTGAGACGTGTATCCTTTTCTTTACCTATATCGGTAATAGAAACCGTGGCATTAATTTCCCTGTTCTCATATGTGGGATTGGTCAGATCAAAAAAGAGGCTATTCTGCTTATAATTCAATACGACCTTCTCCGATTTGACAGGAGGCAGTCCCTCTTTATAGTGAATTTGAACATCTTCAAGCAGAGCATTCCCTTTCAGGGAATTCCAGTCGAGCTTAAAATCGGTACCATGAACGATACCTTTTCCTGTCAACATATAGAGTCTGTAGGATTTTGCCTCTATCTTTCGAGTGATCCATGCATTGACCTTCTCATTCATCGGCAGCCTGTCTATGAATGTTTTCAAGTCACCAAACAGATCACTGTTGACAATAAATTGGAGCATATGATCCTCTTTGATCGCCTTGAATCTTCCCGTAATGTTATATGCCTCATATTTTCCCTCAAGGATCAGCTTGTCGCTGGGAAGGTCATAATTGAGTTTTCCGACCATGTTAATATCTTCTTTTTTAATATAAAAGAGTGAGATATCCGCAACAAGAACACGTCCTTTACGCCCAACATTTCCGGCGATCTCATAGTCATCACTGGTAATATACAGTACATCATCTGCAAATATGATCTTGTAATGATTGTTTTTGAAATCAACCTTCTCCAGTTCGATATAATGAAAAAATGTCAGCAGATATTTCACACGGTCGAGTACTGTATCCACATTATCAAATGAAGGCTTTTTCTTGGATTTTGGAATGAGGATATGTTTCGCTGTAAGTGTAAGCTTTTTATCGAGTTTGATGTATAATCCATCTACTTCATAATGGTTGAAACTAAGATGCTCCACATGGATACCGGATTTCAGCCAGACAAAGAGGGCTCCAAAAAGGATAATAAGAACAATGAGTGTATCACGCAAAGCAACATGGAGAACATGGATGGTATGGGCAGAGAACATTGCCGTCGTTTTGATCATTGCGCTTGCCTTTTACACTACAATACCCGTCAGAACGACGCAGACGCTCTACATTCCTCAAGGTTCTATTAATATTATTATATCACAGCTGGCTAAAAAAGGATACGCTGTATCCGTTGTCGACAACTTTATTCTGCGTGTCATGGGCAGTCCGCAGACGGGTTGGATATTTCTGGGGAAGAATGAGATGAACCGTATCGATTTTCTTCATAAACTCACCTCATCTAAAGCGATGATCAACAAAGTCACCCTGATCCCGGGAGAGACTTCGGAGATCTTTTTTGATATGCTGGCAAAAGAGCTGAAACTCGACCCCAAAAAACTTTACAAATATTACCATGAATTTTCCCTCTATCCCGAAGCAGGGATCTTTGCCGATACCTATTATGTCCCCTACGGGATTAAAGAAAAGCACCTGATGCATTTTCTTGTGCGTGAATCCGAAAAGAAATACAAGGCGATCTCGGAGAAGATCTATGGAACGTACAATACCAAACAGTGGCAGAAAGTACTGGTGGTCGCCTCGATCATTCAGAAAGAGGCAGCCAACAAAGAAGAGATGTCCCTGGTCTCCTCTGTCATTTACAACCGTCTGAAAAAAGGGATGCGCCTGCAGATGGACGGTACGCTCAATTACGGAAAATACTCCCATGTCAAGGTCACACGGGAACGCATCAAAAATGATGAAAGCACTTTCAATACCTACAAACATAAAGGCCTGCCGCCCTCACCTATTGGCTCAGTGAGCATAGCTGCCATCCGGGCAGCCATCCGACCGGCAAAAACGAAGCATCTCTATTTTATGAAGAATAAAGAGGGTACGCATGACTTCTCAGACAGCTTTAAGGCACATAGGAAGAATGTGAAGAAGGCTAGATAGAACACGGTAAAATTCACGTAGGGTGCTGTGCCCTCACGGCACCAATAAATCTGCAACATTATAGGCCCCATCTAATAACCCTAAATACTCAATGCCAAAAAAGCAGCTGCACAATATTCAGTATGAACATCGTCACGAATCCCACTTTGTATACCATCATTTCGTTCCGCTCTATAAATGAAAGGTTCTTGTCAAAATAGGGTTGTACTTTCTCAGGATTGTCGATCTCGTAGAGCATTTCCGAGTAGTTGTGGTAGCGTTTGTCCGTATCGCTCTCTACGGCACGAAGGATAACACTTTCCAGCCATTCGGGTATCTTTGCATTGTACTTTGTCGGATGCTTCGGATTCTTGTCAAAGCTTGGATTCTGAAACGGTTCTATCTCACCGAAAGGGAACTTCTGTGTCAAAGCTTCGTACAGCACCACACCGATAGCATAGACCTCCGTCTGTTCCGTAATGGGTGCCTGCAAAAAACGCTCCGGTGCCAGATAGGAAGGGGTACCTGCACGCGTTACCTTGGAATATGCTTCCGTGATACTGCCGAAATCAACTATCTTGAAAATTATTTTCTCTTTGCGTTTGGTCACAATGATGTTTTCGGGCTTGATATCACCATGTACCAGG
Coding sequences:
- a CDS encoding DUF3971 domain-containing protein; the protein is MIKTTAMFSAHTIHVLHVALRDTLIVLIILFGALFVWLKSGIHVEHLSFNHYEVDGLYIKLDKKLTLTAKHILIPKSKKKPSFDNVDTVLDRVKYLLTFFHYIELEKVDFKNNHYKIIFADDVLYITSDDYEIAGNVGRKGRVLVADISLFYIKKEDINMVGKLNYDLPSDKLILEGKYEAYNITGRFKAIKEDHMLQFIVNSDLFGDLKTFIDRLPMNEKVNAWITRKIEAKSYRLYMLTGKGIVHGTDFKLDWNSLKGNALLEDVQIHYKEGLPPVKSEKVVLNYKQNSLFFDLTNPTYENREINATVSITDIGKEKDTRLNLDMYFNTRIDAIVQKILKAYKLNIPVLHEGNRSKVQVKLGIPLGHMPNRKINVYVKAHPGKGNLYLGKLKLPVQSGDITYSNHTLTLKDIKLKSQWYEGTVNGKVHTKSKKADLVLQAKKIEFKKKKETLFLLTNKKIPFSVDYAKGVLVSIPSFKLKTRQNDQGLKIEAADLAKIKPYLKKMEIDIDGGTMEISSKDLGTFVFKGVLTRYDCFIYDKKTCHTRVPCFGTVSPKGVNFYAFNKRVHYDTAKSMITLKNLNIDLQKFLESNLRLKKIKSKKKSGKKIVIRGIKSNLRYDKYTLLTDAYTVTIYPRSNTITAVGNLGSDKVTFRKTGAKIAIEALRIHDRMLHPLINFDGLQKGRYTFRISGTPGKLMKGEILLDGGVLKSFKAYSKTRDFIRKDKNFSHIEDPGLTKKGFKIQKGKILYRIVKDKVIFDTVYVKGDTATIVGKGTLNIKTKKLNIKLAVQMARKLGKAVGSIPLLGYILMGKDNSVTMGLTIKGTLDNPKVNYSAAKEILSLPFDLIKRTLQSPAHIINTGKKKKTTKVPVIEEVTIPKNKVAP
- the mltG gene encoding endolytic transglycosylase MltG — protein: MSVSRKATWRTWMVWAENIAVVLIIALAFYTTIPVRTTQTLYIPQGSINIIISQLAKKGYAVSVVDNFILRVMGSPQTGWIFLGKNEMNRIDFLHKLTSSKAMINKVTLIPGETSEIFFDMLAKELKLDPKKLYKYYHEFSLYPEAGIFADTYYVPYGIKEKHLMHFLVRESEKKYKAISEKIYGTYNTKQWQKVLVVASIIQKEAANKEEMSLVSSVIYNRLKKGMRLQMDGTLNYGKYSHVKVTRERIKNDESTFNTYKHKGLPPSPIGSVSIAAIRAAIRPAKTKHLYFMKNKEGTHDFSDSFKAHRKNVKKAR